A stretch of DNA from Tsuneonella amylolytica:
AGCGCCAGATACTGCTGCATCATCGGGGTTGCGCCGCCGGCCATAGCGCCGGGGCGTAGCGGGGCGCATCCCGATTCGCCAACTCGCCCGCGCGGCGCTTTCCCCTGTTGCCCCTGTTCCCCCTGTTGCCCCTGTCGCGACCGATAATCTTCCGTTACGGCACCGGGCGAACCCGAACCGAAAGACCGACATTGTCCGACACCGAGAAGCCGACCGCCTTCACCACCCGCGAGGCATTGTTCTACCACGAGACGATCCGCCCCGGTAAGATCGAGATCGTGGCGTCGAAGCCGATGGCGACCCAGCGCGACCTCAGCCTCGCCTACTCGCCCGGCGTCGCGGCCCCGGTGGAAGCGATCGCGGCCGATCCGGCCTGCGCTGCAAAGTATACCGCCCGCTCCAACCTCGTCGCGGTCATTTCCAACGGCACCGCGATCCTCGGCCTCGGCAACCTCGGTGCGCTGGCGTCGAAGCCGGTGATGGAAGGCAAGGCGGTGCTGTTCAAGCGCTTCGCCGACGTCGATTCGATCGACCTCGAACTCGATACCGAGGACCCGGACAAGTTCATCGAGGCGGTCGCGCTGATGGAGCCGAGCTTCGGCGGCATCAACCTGGAAGACATCGCCGCGCCCGAATGCTTCGTGATCGAGGCCGCCTTGCGCGAACGCATGAACATCCCCGTCATGCACGACGACCAGCACGGCACCGCGATCATCGCCGCCGCCGGCCTCATCAACGCCTGCCACCTGACCGGCCGCAATCTCAAGGACGTCAAGATGGTGGTGAACGGCGCGGGCGCATCGGCGCTTGCGTGCACCGCGCTCATCAAGTCGCTGGGCGTGCCGGCCGACCAGGTGATCGTCTGCGACCGGCAGGGGCCGATCTATCCGGGCCGCGACAACGTGGACCAGTGGAAGAGCGCGCACGCCACCGTGACCGAGGCGCGCAGCCTGGAAGAAGCGCTGGTGGGGGCCGACGTGTTCCTCGGCCTCAGCGCGGCGGGCGCATTGAAGCCCGAGTGGGTGGAGAGGATGGCGGACCAGCCGATCATCTTCGCGATGGCCAACCCGGAACCCGAAATCCGGCCCGAAGCGGCCAAGGCCGTGCGCACCGACGCGATCGTCGCCACCGGGCGCAGCGACTACCCCAACCAGGTCAACAACGTGCTGGGCTTCCCGTTCATCTTCCGCGGCGCGCTCGATGTGCAGGCGACCGCGATCAACGAGGAGATGAAGATGGCCGCGGCCGAGGCGATCGCCAGCTTGGCGCGCGAACGCGTACCCGACGAGGTCGCCGCGGCCTACGGCGTCAACCACAAGTTCGGCACCGACTACATCATTCCCGCGCCGTTCGATCCGCGCCTGATGGAAGTCGTCTCGAGCGCGGTTGCGAAGGCGGCGATGGACACCGGGGTGGCGAAAGCCCCGATCGCGGACTTCGACGCCTATCGCCTGCAACTGAAGGCCCGCCTCAACCCCACCACGTCGGTGCTCACCCGCGTGTACGAGGATGCCAAGGCGAACCCCAAGCGGGTCGTCTTCGCCGAGGCGGAGGAGGACGTCGTGCTGCGCGCGGCGATCCAGTTCCGCGACTTCGGCTACGGCACCCCGATCCTGGTCGGGCGGACCAAGGCGGTGGTCGACAAGCTGCACATGCTGGGCGCGAGCGATCCGGGCAGCTTCGAGATCCAGAATTCGAACGACAGTGAACTCGTGCCGCAGATGGTCGATTTCCTCTACGAACGGCTGAAGCGCCGCGGGCGCACCTTGCGCGACGTACGCCGGATGGTGAACCAGGAACGCAACGTCTTCGCCGCGCTGCTGGTGGCGCTGGGCCACGGCGACGCCATG
This window harbors:
- a CDS encoding NADP-dependent malic enzyme, whose translation is MSDTEKPTAFTTREALFYHETIRPGKIEIVASKPMATQRDLSLAYSPGVAAPVEAIAADPACAAKYTARSNLVAVISNGTAILGLGNLGALASKPVMEGKAVLFKRFADVDSIDLELDTEDPDKFIEAVALMEPSFGGINLEDIAAPECFVIEAALRERMNIPVMHDDQHGTAIIAAAGLINACHLTGRNLKDVKMVVNGAGASALACTALIKSLGVPADQVIVCDRQGPIYPGRDNVDQWKSAHATVTEARSLEEALVGADVFLGLSAAGALKPEWVERMADQPIIFAMANPEPEIRPEAAKAVRTDAIVATGRSDYPNQVNNVLGFPFIFRGALDVQATAINEEMKMAAAEAIASLARERVPDEVAAAYGVNHKFGTDYIIPAPFDPRLMEVVSSAVAKAAMDTGVAKAPIADFDAYRLQLKARLNPTTSVLTRVYEDAKANPKRVVFAEAEEDVVLRAAIQFRDFGYGTPILVGRTKAVVDKLHMLGASDPGSFEIQNSNDSELVPQMVDFLYERLKRRGRTLRDVRRMVNQERNVFAALLVALGHGDAMISGITRTFAQTAREVNLVLDPKEADKPGAVPFGIHMLIGKNYTVFLADTTINERPTSEQLAHIAKETAAVARRLGHEPRVAFLSYSTFGNPPGQWLDNIRDAVAILDAENPGFEYEGEMGPDAALNPKIMELYPFSRLSAPANVLIMPGLQSANLSAKLLRELAGATTIGPMMVGMEKPVQIAPMTAIAPEVLTLAVLAAAGVVG